A window of Sulfuricurvum sp. contains these coding sequences:
- a CDS encoding HDOD domain-containing protein produces the protein MKPELMQQIEHVPMLPETVQKVEAVYNNPNSGVSEMANAIKDDPIITAYILKTANSPMYGLSRTVTDVAQAISLLGKDTVRTFTIASAANNCMDIDLSPYGMTQNNYLARAQLQNALVSRWVSKVDRSLLGHLSLASFLLELGKVVISRYLIESGQGALLSEALANGGTTKQAEIIACGSKSEDVTATLFYRWNFDPDLVHLIRFANEPEDASDPETQEMAKFLKVAKEAISLDGTMTEATLKNARELIEEYGMNQNLFDETVEKILAA, from the coding sequence ATGAAACCAGAGTTAATGCAACAAATAGAGCATGTTCCGATGCTCCCTGAAACCGTCCAAAAAGTAGAAGCGGTTTATAATAATCCTAACAGCGGTGTGAGTGAGATGGCAAATGCGATCAAAGATGATCCGATTATCACCGCTTATATCCTCAAAACCGCAAACTCTCCGATGTATGGTCTAAGCCGTACCGTTACCGATGTTGCACAAGCGATTTCGTTGTTGGGTAAAGATACTGTACGCACTTTTACGATTGCTTCTGCCGCCAATAACTGTATGGACATCGATCTCTCTCCGTATGGGATGACTCAAAATAACTATTTGGCACGCGCACAGCTCCAAAATGCACTGGTTAGCCGTTGGGTATCCAAAGTAGATCGTTCATTATTAGGACATCTTTCACTCGCCTCATTTTTGCTTGAACTTGGTAAAGTAGTTATTAGTCGCTATCTGATTGAATCTGGACAAGGTGCATTGTTGAGTGAAGCATTAGCTAATGGGGGTACTACCAAACAAGCAGAAATTATTGCCTGTGGTTCAAAATCTGAAGATGTGACCGCAACTCTTTTTTACCGATGGAACTTTGACCCTGATTTAGTTCATTTGATCCGTTTTGCTAATGAGCCGGAAGATGCATCCGATCCTGAGACCCAAGAGATGGCAAAATTTCTCAAAGTAGCCAAAGAGGCGATTAGTCTCGATGGAACGATGACTGAAGCTACCCTCAAAAATGCCCGTGAGTTGATCGAAGAATATGGAATGAACCAAAACCTTTTCGATGAGACGGTTGAAAAAATCCTCGCGGCGTAA
- a CDS encoding calcium-binding protein, protein MSLSYTDSSLNNWQIGLDGQLVRLQSPSDIYDAGAMLSIVSGTTPITFAIGDWVPTVTSANANTTTATDATNKIILSRDAYIGNGFGRFIENFTNTDSVAKTLTITLTDDIYYNGSTTVTQTSSGDTTFTTADQWYSVGNSFYTTRPNSVHVILGSGSITPITSVLKTGADYLATTFTLTLAPGETKSIMHFYAPTVDTATAVTLGNNIMSLSDSAYLAGLSDTQLSHIANFSFEIFSSVTTTLADKYLTLTLTGIDSISGTGNAKDNVLNGNSADNLLSGLDGNDIIYGNDGNDSLLGGNGNDTLIGGAGNDGFYGDPGNDIIDGGDGWDYLWYENSSAAVGVDLSKTTAQYIGSGNDTDTITGIESIYGSNYGDVLIAGSNGNDLYGAGGNDILYAGAGSDILDGGSGIDTLSYTYASAGVWIDLADPNWQVTGGSGPDNISGFENLWGSNYGDVLRANDSSCGIQAGDGNDFVFAGGGNDVLNGGYGTDMVSYFYASASVSIDLANTALQVTNGSGSDTLTGFENLMGSDFNDTLTGNGGDNLIDGVSGADTMSGGLGNDTYYVDNVGDTVIEANNEGIDIINASVGFSLIGQYVENLNLTGTADINGIGNELANTLTGNSGANTLSGGDGDDTLDGNSGNDFLLGGAGTDVMYGGDGHDTIAGNAGDDTIDGGAGVDGINYYDAVSGVTVKLYVTAAQNTIGAGIDTIINVENLEGSTFNDTLYGNSSGNIISGNDGNDIIDGMGGNDALYGGNGEDTFFSSSSNEYIDGGAGIDTVSYVSATSAVTINLALTVQDTLGSGTDTIINVENLIGSEFNDTLTGDSGNNIITGGAGNDSLSGGAGNDTINGGAGLNTLSGGQGNDTVYGGIDADVINGNMGNDLLYGGAGNDILNGGAGINTIDGGDGIDTVTYFQSTVAVTVNLSLGTTTSTFATDTLINIENIIGGSGDDVLSGNDNVNSINGGAGADTMSGGFGNDTYYVDNVGDKAIELNGGGTDTVNSSVSFSLVGQYTENLTLIGSLNIDATGNAQNNILIGNDFNNTINGGVGDDTIDGGAGNDLLDGGTGIDTLTYITASAGVKVNLGVSTAQDTIGDGIDTIANIENINGSL, encoded by the coding sequence ATGAGTTTAAGTTACACAGATAGCAGTTTAAATAATTGGCAAATCGGCTTGGATGGTCAGCTGGTTAGACTTCAATCTCCTAGTGATATCTATGATGCAGGTGCGATGCTTTCCATCGTAAGCGGTACTACGCCTATCACATTTGCAATCGGAGATTGGGTGCCAACAGTGACCAGTGCTAATGCTAACACAACCACTGCAACGGATGCTACCAATAAGATTATATTGAGTAGAGATGCTTATATCGGAAATGGATTTGGGCGGTTTATAGAAAACTTTACCAATACGGATAGTGTTGCTAAAACATTAACTATAACATTGACGGATGACATTTATTATAATGGAAGTACAACCGTTACTCAAACTTCATCCGGAGATACCACATTCACAACTGCGGATCAGTGGTATAGTGTTGGGAACTCTTTTTATACAACGCGTCCAAATTCAGTGCATGTTATATTGGGTTCAGGATCCATTACCCCAATAACATCTGTTTTAAAAACAGGTGCTGATTATTTGGCGACAACATTTACCTTAACATTAGCACCGGGAGAGACAAAGAGCATTATGCATTTTTATGCTCCGACTGTGGATACGGCTACAGCAGTAACTTTAGGTAATAACATTATGAGTTTATCGGATAGTGCATATTTAGCTGGATTGAGTGATACACAATTGAGTCATATTGCCAATTTTTCGTTTGAAATATTTTCTTCAGTGACTACCACATTAGCAGATAAATACCTAACTTTAACCCTTACCGGAATAGATTCTATAAGTGGGACGGGGAATGCCAAAGATAATGTTCTTAATGGTAACTCAGCAGATAATCTTTTGTCAGGATTGGACGGCAATGATATCATATATGGAAATGATGGTAATGATAGTCTCTTGGGTGGAAACGGCAATGATACATTGATTGGAGGGGCGGGTAATGATGGTTTTTATGGTGATCCTGGTAATGACATTATAGATGGTGGAGATGGTTGGGATTACTTATGGTATGAAAACTCATCTGCCGCAGTAGGGGTTGATCTCTCTAAAACTACCGCACAATATATTGGATCAGGAAATGATACAGATACAATCACTGGAATTGAATCGATATACGGATCAAATTATGGAGATGTGCTTATTGCTGGTAGTAACGGAAATGATCTTTATGGAGCAGGAGGAAATGACATACTCTATGCGGGTGCTGGTAGTGATATTTTAGACGGGGGAAGTGGTATTGATACTTTGTCCTATACGTATGCTTCAGCTGGTGTATGGATTGATCTTGCTGATCCAAACTGGCAAGTAACTGGTGGATCAGGACCTGATAATATTTCCGGTTTTGAGAATTTATGGGGGTCAAACTATGGAGATGTACTTCGTGCCAATGATAGTAGTTGTGGTATTCAAGCGGGTGATGGTAATGATTTTGTTTTTGCTGGAGGAGGTAATGATGTACTAAATGGCGGATATGGAACTGACATGGTGTCATATTTTTATGCATCAGCTTCTGTATCGATTGATTTGGCTAATACGGCTTTGCAAGTTACCAATGGATCTGGTAGTGATACTCTTACAGGTTTTGAAAACTTGATGGGTTCAGACTTTAATGATACCCTCACTGGAAATGGTGGAGACAACCTTATTGATGGTGTATCGGGAGCTGACACTATGAGTGGAGGGCTTGGTAATGATACCTACTATGTTGATAATGTAGGTGATACAGTAATCGAAGCTAATAATGAAGGAATCGATATTATCAATGCATCTGTTGGCTTTAGTTTAATTGGACAATATGTTGAAAACTTAAATCTTACGGGAACCGCAGATATAAATGGTATCGGTAACGAACTTGCTAATACCCTAACTGGTAACAGCGGAGCGAATACCCTTAGTGGTGGAGATGGTGACGATACTCTTGATGGAAACTCAGGGAATGACTTTTTGCTTGGTGGAGCAGGGACCGATGTTATGTATGGTGGTGATGGTCATGATACTATTGCTGGTAATGCAGGCGATGATACTATCGATGGTGGAGCAGGCGTAGACGGAATAAATTATTATGATGCTGTATCAGGTGTTACCGTTAAGCTTTATGTCACTGCAGCTCAAAATACCATTGGAGCTGGTATCGATACGATTATCAATGTCGAAAATCTTGAAGGGTCTACATTTAATGATACTCTCTATGGAAACAGTAGTGGTAATATAATATCAGGGAATGATGGAAACGATATTATTGATGGTATGGGTGGGAATGACGCTTTGTATGGAGGAAATGGAGAGGATACTTTTTTTTCATCAAGCAGTAATGAGTATATTGATGGCGGAGCAGGAATAGATACGGTTTCTTATGTTAGTGCAACCTCTGCCGTTACTATTAACCTAGCTCTTACTGTTCAAGACACTCTTGGATCAGGTACTGATACCATTATTAATGTTGAGAACTTAATAGGATCAGAATTTAATGACACCCTTACTGGAGATAGTGGAAATAATATAATTACTGGTGGAGCTGGAAATGACAGTTTGTCTGGAGGTGCAGGTAATGACACTATTAACGGCGGAGCAGGCTTAAATACCCTTTCAGGCGGACAAGGAAATGATACCGTTTATGGTGGAATTGATGCAGATGTCATAAATGGTAATATGGGTAATGACTTACTTTATGGCGGTGCAGGTAATGATATACTAAACGGTGGTGCTGGGATTAATACTATTGATGGCGGTGATGGAATCGATACGGTTACTTATTTTCAAAGTACTGTAGCTGTCACCGTTAATCTTTCTTTGGGTACTACCACTTCAACATTTGCAACCGATACTTTGATCAATATTGAAAATATTATCGGTGGTTCGGGTGATGATGTCCTAAGCGGAAATGATAATGTCAATAGCATTAACGGTGGAGCCGGAGCTGACACTATGAGCGGAGGATTCGGTAATGATACCTACTATGTTGATAATGTAGGTGATAAAGCGATCGAACTAAACGGTGGTGGAACCGATACGGTAAACTCCTCTGTTAGCTTTAGCTTAGTAGGACAATATACTGAAAACCTTACTTTAATCGGTTCTCTAAATATTGATGCGACTGGTAATGCTCAAAACAATATCCTCATCGGAAATGATTTCAATAATACCATCAATGGCGGAGTTGGTGATGATACTATAGATGGCGGAGCAGGTAACGATCTTCTCGATGGGGGTACAGGAATAGATACCCTAACCTACATTACAGCCAGCGCGGGTGTGAAAGTGAATCTAGGAGTTAGCACAGCACAAGATACAATAGGTGATGGAATTGATACAATTGCTAATATAGAGAATATTAACGGGTCTCT
- the pseB gene encoding UDP-N-acetylglucosamine 4,6-dehydratase (inverting) gives MLNGKNILITGGTGSFGKQFVKTILKHYKPNKIIIYSRDELKQYEMAQRFNEKCMRYFIGDVRDLKRLESAMNGVDYVVHAAALKHVPIAEYNPMECIKTNINGAQNVIDAALHCNVSRVIALSTDKAASPINLYGATKLASDKLFVAANNIRGGKDIRFGVVRYGNVLGSRGSVVPFFQKLIADGATELPITDERMTRFWITLQEGVDFVLKNFQRMHGGEIFIPKIPSMKVVDVARAIAPDMPYKNVGIRPGEKMHEVMCPRDDSHLTLEFHDHYVIKPSIQFTESADFSLNNLGEIGKLVEYGFKYSSETNTEWLTPEALLEKIALTQNEEK, from the coding sequence ATGCTCAACGGAAAAAATATTCTTATTACCGGTGGAACCGGAAGTTTTGGTAAACAATTTGTCAAAACGATCTTAAAACACTATAAACCCAATAAAATCATCATTTATTCTCGCGACGAACTTAAACAATATGAAATGGCACAACGTTTTAATGAGAAGTGTATGCGTTATTTTATCGGGGACGTCCGTGATCTAAAGCGTCTTGAAAGTGCTATGAACGGTGTTGATTACGTCGTTCATGCTGCCGCACTCAAACATGTCCCTATCGCAGAATACAACCCTATGGAGTGTATCAAAACCAATATCAACGGTGCCCAAAATGTCATCGATGCAGCATTGCATTGCAATGTGAGCCGTGTCATCGCACTCTCTACCGATAAAGCTGCCAGCCCGATTAATCTCTACGGGGCAACCAAACTCGCAAGTGACAAACTCTTTGTTGCCGCTAACAATATTCGTGGCGGTAAAGATATCCGCTTTGGTGTTGTTCGATACGGTAATGTTCTAGGTTCACGCGGTTCCGTCGTCCCGTTTTTCCAAAAACTTATCGCAGATGGAGCAACAGAGTTGCCGATTACTGATGAGCGGATGACCCGTTTTTGGATTACCCTCCAAGAAGGGGTTGATTTCGTCCTCAAAAATTTTCAGCGTATGCACGGCGGAGAGATTTTTATCCCAAAAATACCCTCTATGAAAGTGGTCGATGTTGCTCGTGCCATTGCCCCAGATATGCCCTATAAGAATGTCGGTATCCGTCCGGGTGAAAAAATGCATGAAGTAATGTGCCCACGAGATGATTCCCATCTCACACTTGAATTTCATGACCATTATGTCATCAAACCCTCCATACAATTTACCGAATCTGCCGATTTTAGCCTCAACAATCTCGGCGAAATCGGAAAATTGGTCGAATACGGATTTAAATACAGTTCGGAAACCAATACCGAATGGCTCACACCTGAAGCTCTTTTGGAAAAAATAGCGCTCACCCAAAACGAAGAGAAGTAA
- the pseC gene encoding UDP-4-amino-4,6-dideoxy-N-acetyl-beta-L-altrosamine transaminase, whose protein sequence is MLPYSTQFIEEDDISAVVEVLRSSHLTQGAKVEEFESAIASYVGAKHCISFNSATSALLAAYAVGEIKEDDEIITTPISFVATSNMAIALGANPKFCDIKMDGNIDEHLIESLITPHTKAIVPVDFAGKPVAIKKIKEIAQKHNLLVIEDSSHALGSGIGHQKIGSFADMTIFSFHAIKPITTGEGGAVVTDNDEFAQRLRLFRSHGIIKKQLWNSDMVSLGHNFRLTEFAAALGLSQLHKLNRFLETREHIARYYDERFSEHKLFTTISIDSSEQSARHLYPLLLNPELHCVKEEIFAELQTRGLGVQVHYKPIYQNSFYKEKFGEQRLATTELFYKSELSIPCHQKMTMEEAVTIADTVLDVIEKYSYRGCSF, encoded by the coding sequence ATGCTACCGTACTCTACTCAGTTTATCGAAGAAGATGATATATCTGCCGTCGTAGAAGTACTGCGCAGTTCCCATCTCACCCAAGGGGCTAAAGTTGAGGAGTTTGAATCGGCTATTGCCTCGTATGTCGGTGCCAAACATTGTATCTCCTTTAACTCTGCTACTTCGGCATTACTAGCGGCTTACGCTGTTGGTGAGATCAAAGAGGATGATGAGATTATCACGACACCGATTAGCTTTGTGGCAACGTCAAATATGGCTATTGCACTGGGGGCTAATCCTAAATTCTGTGACATAAAAATGGATGGCAATATCGATGAGCATCTCATAGAATCACTCATCACACCCCATACAAAAGCGATTGTCCCCGTCGATTTTGCCGGTAAACCGGTGGCGATAAAAAAGATAAAAGAGATTGCTCAAAAACATAATCTTTTGGTCATCGAAGATTCTTCCCACGCTTTGGGGAGCGGTATCGGACATCAAAAAATAGGTTCTTTTGCCGACATGACGATCTTTAGTTTCCATGCTATCAAACCGATTACGACCGGAGAGGGGGGAGCAGTTGTCACCGATAACGACGAGTTCGCACAACGGCTTCGTCTCTTTCGCTCACACGGCATCATCAAAAAACAGCTGTGGAATTCGGATATGGTGAGCTTGGGGCATAATTTCCGTCTCACCGAATTTGCCGCCGCACTGGGGCTTTCACAACTCCATAAACTAAACCGTTTTCTTGAGACACGGGAGCATATTGCCCGCTATTATGATGAGCGTTTTTCGGAACACAAATTGTTCACGACAATCAGTATCGATTCATCTGAACAGAGTGCACGTCATCTTTATCCACTGTTACTCAATCCAGAGCTTCATTGTGTTAAAGAGGAGATTTTTGCCGAATTGCAAACACGGGGGTTAGGGGTGCAAGTCCACTACAAACCCATCTATCAAAACAGTTTTTATAAAGAAAAATTTGGAGAACAACGTCTCGCCACCACAGAGCTTTTTTATAAAAGTGAACTCTCCATCCCCTGCCATCAAAAGATGACGATGGAAGAGGCTGTAACGATTGCCGATACCGTTCTTGACGTGATAGAAAAATACAGTTACAGAGGATGCAGTTTCTAA
- the fliD gene encoding flagellar filament capping protein FliD, translating to MAVSSLGAGSGVLTQTVIDQLKAADTKSIITPIDNKITLQQQKSSAISLLDSLLTTFKSSASALDNDALYQKRTVSGNTSGVSVTANSGVDVQSFSISNVSLAQKNVLESGSFLSNTASIASGSGTMKMTVGGLSYSIDYTSTTSLTDLKNSINTVAGSSVRASILQVGTNDYRLVMNSQKTGADQNIVISDSSTGTLNNTLTSYKAISSQAFSSPIDTVASGAGDLTVSVGGSSYNVAYDASTSLENIRDLINASVGSSVATIDGNNKLILRSSVAGDSASVSLTDNSGLLDSKLTTTTAMDKIGELQAATNAQFKYNGITISRSSNTISDLTVGVTINLLENSGSANISIAQDTQAISDEMNTFVQNYNSLTSQLNSMTSSDTTTGTVGIFSGDNSINSIRREINRVVTSMNSSGMSLSQFGIDLSETGTMSFNSSTFLSKFNTDTTASEKFLSGYTKVDSLGHSTTTDGIFTTLNTMLDRFHTNMTNLTTSSTNQIKSLNDNKTRSQALLDARYTAMTAQFVQYDTIMTKLKNQFASLQTQISAYTTGN from the coding sequence ATGGCAGTCAGTTCACTGGGAGCAGGATCGGGAGTACTTACTCAAACCGTTATTGATCAGCTTAAAGCTGCTGATACAAAATCTATCATTACCCCTATTGATAACAAAATTACTTTACAACAACAAAAAAGCAGTGCTATCAGTTTGCTAGACAGTCTACTTACCACATTTAAAAGCAGTGCCAGCGCACTAGACAATGATGCACTGTATCAAAAACGGACCGTATCGGGGAATACTAGCGGTGTGAGTGTTACCGCTAATTCTGGGGTTGACGTGCAATCTTTTTCGATTTCTAATGTCTCCTTAGCACAAAAAAATGTCTTAGAATCAGGAAGTTTTCTTTCCAATACTGCGAGCATCGCTTCGGGTTCAGGTACCATGAAAATGACAGTGGGAGGACTAAGCTACAGCATTGATTATACATCAACAACATCCCTTACGGATCTCAAAAACTCAATCAATACTGTAGCGGGTTCGAGCGTAAGAGCCTCTATTTTACAAGTCGGAACTAATGACTACCGATTGGTTATGAATTCTCAAAAAACCGGTGCCGATCAAAATATTGTCATCTCTGATTCCTCAACGGGTACTCTTAATAATACATTAACTTCTTATAAAGCTATTAGTTCCCAAGCTTTCTCCTCTCCCATCGATACGGTTGCTTCTGGAGCAGGTGATTTAACAGTGAGCGTAGGAGGCAGTAGCTACAATGTCGCCTATGATGCATCTACCTCACTAGAAAATATTCGAGACCTTATTAATGCTTCTGTCGGCTCTTCGGTTGCCACTATCGATGGAAATAACAAACTTATTTTACGTTCATCCGTAGCCGGAGATAGTGCTAGTGTCTCATTAACCGACAATTCAGGGCTTTTAGACTCTAAATTAACGACAACTACCGCTATGGATAAAATTGGGGAACTTCAAGCAGCAACCAATGCCCAATTTAAGTACAATGGGATTACCATCTCTCGTAGCAGTAATACCATCAGCGACCTAACCGTAGGGGTAACGATCAATCTTCTCGAAAATAGCGGAAGTGCTAATATCTCAATCGCTCAAGATACCCAAGCGATTAGTGACGAGATGAACACCTTTGTCCAAAACTACAACTCGCTAACCTCACAGCTTAACAGTATGACAAGCTCCGACACTACAACCGGAACTGTCGGTATTTTTAGTGGTGACAACTCTATCAACTCTATCCGAAGAGAGATAAACCGTGTTGTAACTTCTATGAACAGTAGTGGTATGTCTCTCTCTCAATTTGGAATTGATTTAAGTGAAACAGGGACAATGAGCTTTAATTCTTCCACATTTCTTTCCAAATTCAATACAGATACTACTGCCTCTGAGAAATTTTTAAGCGGGTATACCAAAGTTGACAGTTTAGGACATAGCACAACAACCGATGGTATTTTTACCACTTTAAATACCATGCTAGACCGTTTTCATACAAACATGACCAATTTGACTACCAGTTCAACCAATCAAATCAAGTCACTTAATGACAATAAGACACGTTCTCAAGCATTGCTCGATGCACGTTATACCGCTATGACTGCTCAGTTCGTCCAATACGATACCATTATGACCAAATTAAAAAATCAATTTGCATCCCTCCAAACACAAATCAGTGCATACACAACCGGTAATTAG
- a CDS encoding SDR family NAD(P)-dependent oxidoreductase — translation MATAIVSGTSSGIGEAIAQMLLDNGYKVIGLSRSEGSLNHPNFIHIACDLRHIHEIEVLKTLESNDLKLLINAAGFGRFEPHEELSLSTITDMIALNLTAPIVLSNLFLRTLKANQGKIINITSIEATRSSKFSALYSATKSGLRAFGHSLFEEVRASGVGVLTINPDMTDTPFFDDLRFGVGESEESKLFASDIAKSLLNLLSMRDGMCTTELTLRPQRFGITKKH, via the coding sequence ATGGCAACGGCAATCGTAAGTGGAACAAGCTCTGGAATCGGAGAAGCTATTGCTCAAATGCTACTCGATAATGGGTACAAAGTAATCGGTCTCTCTCGGAGCGAAGGGAGCTTAAATCACCCTAATTTTATTCACATCGCGTGTGATTTACGCCATATTCATGAGATCGAAGTGCTCAAAACATTAGAGTCCAACGATTTGAAATTACTCATCAACGCTGCCGGATTTGGACGGTTTGAACCCCACGAAGAGTTGAGCCTCTCTACTATCACCGATATGATTGCCCTCAATCTCACCGCCCCAATCGTCCTCTCAAACCTCTTTTTACGTACCCTCAAAGCCAATCAGGGGAAGATTATCAATATCACCTCTATCGAAGCAACCCGTAGTTCTAAATTTTCCGCCCTCTACAGCGCGACTAAATCAGGGTTGCGTGCGTTCGGGCATTCACTGTTCGAAGAGGTGAGAGCGAGCGGGGTCGGGGTTCTCACCATCAACCCCGATATGACCGATACGCCGTTTTTTGATGATTTGCGTTTTGGTGTCGGTGAAAGCGAAGAGAGTAAACTTTTCGCATCCGATATCGCCAAATCCCTCCTCAATCTCTTATCAATGCGCGATGGAATGTGTACTACCGAACTCACATTGAGACCACAACGGTTTGGGATTACCAAAAAACACTAA
- the pseF gene encoding pseudaminic acid cytidylyltransferase, with the protein MRICIIPARGGSKRIPRKNIKPFHGKPIIAYSIEAALTSCLFDKIIVTTDDEEIAEVARKFGAEVPFMRPKELSDDHTATIPVIAHAIQTLQNNSVIDYACCIYATAPFIRAEDIHNAYNSLITHNKQYAFPVTTFPFPIQRGVKRDNKGNIDMFYPEHFATRSQDLEEAYHDVGQFYWGTREAWLEGKPIFSDAATTIVLPRHLVQDIDTPEDWIRAELMHKVLFNT; encoded by the coding sequence ATGCGTATATGTATCATTCCAGCTCGTGGAGGAAGTAAACGGATACCCCGAAAAAATATCAAACCGTTTCACGGCAAACCGATTATTGCCTATAGCATCGAAGCGGCATTGACTTCTTGCTTATTTGATAAAATTATCGTTACTACCGATGATGAAGAGATTGCCGAAGTAGCACGTAAATTTGGTGCTGAAGTCCCTTTTATGCGACCTAAAGAACTCAGTGATGATCACACCGCTACCATCCCCGTTATCGCTCACGCTATCCAAACACTTCAAAACAATTCGGTTATCGATTATGCCTGCTGTATCTATGCCACAGCCCCATTTATCCGTGCTGAAGACATCCATAATGCCTATAACTCCCTTATCACCCATAACAAACAGTACGCTTTTCCTGTTACGACGTTCCCTTTCCCGATTCAGCGTGGTGTGAAACGAGATAATAAGGGTAATATCGACATGTTTTATCCTGAACATTTTGCAACACGCTCTCAAGATCTCGAAGAAGCGTATCACGATGTGGGGCAATTTTATTGGGGAACTCGTGAAGCATGGCTGGAGGGAAAACCGATTTTCTCCGATGCAGCCACGACAATCGTTCTACCCCGACATCTCGTCCAAGATATTGACACTCCAGAAGATTGGATCCGAGCAGAATTGATGCATAAGGTACTCTTCAACACATGA
- a CDS encoding spore photoproduct lyase family protein — translation MSTSSTPSSPKLFSHLYIEKAVLNHPQTLAIRAKFSSSHTIIIDHYKDVFNRPNQSFAAQSDSKKLILARKEGKFLHEGSQYSDGFDHEQFFYASSVMGCLYDCDYCYLQGLYPSANTVLFVNLEDAFAQLLPYLGRDTLVATSYDTDTLAIESLTHQTSTWLEFAQHHPNLYLEIRTKSANINALKNTLPNERVTLAWTLSPQAIIDAYEHSTPSLSKRLSAISEAIKLGWKVRLCVDPIIHTDDFETLYPPLIETIFERIDPNAIEHLTLGSFRMSQSHLRSLKKLRRSDIAFYPYTVKDEMATYPETLETAILEKMLAKATNFIPIQRIRTWQRQS, via the coding sequence ATGAGCACCTCATCCACACCCTCGTCTCCTAAGCTCTTTTCCCATCTCTATATCGAGAAAGCTGTTTTGAATCATCCCCAAACACTCGCCATTCGTGCAAAATTTTCCTCCTCACACACCATCATCATCGACCATTACAAAGATGTTTTTAACCGTCCAAACCAAAGTTTCGCCGCCCAAAGTGACTCCAAAAAGCTCATCCTCGCCCGCAAAGAGGGGAAATTTTTACACGAGGGGAGCCAATACAGTGATGGGTTCGATCATGAACAGTTTTTTTATGCCTCCAGCGTGATGGGGTGTTTGTATGATTGCGACTATTGCTACCTCCAAGGGCTCTATCCATCGGCTAACACCGTGTTATTCGTCAACCTCGAAGATGCCTTTGCTCAACTCCTCCCCTATCTGGGGCGCGATACTCTGGTAGCGACATCGTATGACACCGATACGCTGGCTATCGAGTCACTAACACACCAAACATCCACGTGGTTAGAGTTTGCCCAACATCACCCCAACCTCTACCTCGAAATCCGTACCAAAAGTGCCAACATCAACGCCCTAAAAAATACGCTCCCAAATGAGCGCGTCACCCTCGCATGGACCCTCTCACCCCAAGCAATCATCGATGCGTATGAACATTCTACCCCATCACTCTCAAAACGGCTAAGTGCGATAAGCGAAGCGATAAAGTTAGGGTGGAAAGTGAGGCTCTGCGTCGATCCGATCATCCATACCGATGATTTTGAAACCCTCTACCCCCCTCTCATCGAGACGATTTTTGAGCGTATCGATCCCAACGCTATCGAGCATTTAACACTGGGGAGTTTTCGGATGAGCCAGAGCCATCTGCGCTCACTCAAAAAACTCCGCCGTAGCGACATCGCTTTTTACCCCTATACAGTTAAAGATGAGATGGCAACCTACCCAGAAACACTCGAAACAGCTATTTTAGAGAAAATGTTAGCAAAAGCGACTAATTTTATACCGATACAAAGGATACGAACATGGCAACGGCAATCGTAA